The Streptomyces taklimakanensis nucleotide sequence CAGCATGAAACCGCTGCTCGCCACCTTCCAGAAGGACTGGTCGGCGGGCTTGCGGACCTCCTCGTCGTCGTCGCCCTTCTTCAGCAGCAGCACCAACGCCCCCGCCAGGAACAGCGCGCCGGTGACCCCCTGCACCAGCCGCTGCGGCAACAGGGTCAGCACGCTGCCCGCGGCGACGGCGAGCGCGACGTGGAGCGCGAAGGCGGCGGCGACGCCGACGAAGACGTGGGAGGCGCGGTAGCGGGTGCCGAGCACCAGCCCGGCCAGGGCGGTCTTGTCGGGCAGTTCGGCCAGGAAGACGACGCCGAAGGTCACGGCGGCTGCGGTAAGGCTGAACACGGAAAGGATTCCTCGTCGATCGGGCTGCCCTGCCGAGGGGCCCGTGGTGGGAGCGCGCTTCGGCACGGCAGCGTCGTGGCGACTGCCGTGGGCAGTCCTGGACACTGCGGCCGAAGGTCTCGCCAGCCGGCGCGCGCCGCGCACCGGCTCCGGGCGCCGGGCCGGCCGCGGTCGAGCGGTCGGCCAGTATGTCGACGGTCCGGCGAAGAGCTACTCCCCTTCAGACTCGCCCCAGCCTACGCGATCCCCGTCCGGCTCCCGGCTTCCCCCTCCCGGCGCGGGGCGGCTCCCGGTGTTCCGGGCGGGCACCGCACGCGGGTCGGATGCCTCACGCTCCCGAATCGGTCCTGGCAGCGGCCTTGATATGACGTGCTCATGTCGCCAGCCTGTTACCTGACACCCACCGGGCGGAAACCTTTCGGCGCCACTCTGTCGGCGTCCCCCACCCGGCCCGTCCGGTCTTCCCCCACCCAAGGGAGTTCCCATGCACGGCATGCGCACGTCCGTCTCGCGACGCGGCCTCTACGCGCGTCGATCCACCACGCTCGGCGCACTCCTGGCGCTCTGCGCCGGCCTGTTCCTCGTGACCGGCCCCGCCGCCCAGGCCGCTCCCCCCACCCCGCCGAGCGCCTCCGTCGCCCGCTCCTACCTCGGCGCCCTGACGGTACGGGCCGAGGGATCCTCCGACGGCTACAGCCGCGACAGGTTCCCGCACTGGTCCGGCCAGGGCGGCAACTGCAACACCCGCGAGGTGGTCCTCAAGCGCGACGGCACCGGCGTCGTCCAGGACGGCGGCTGCGCGGCGGTCAGCGGCAGGTGGTACTCGCCCTACGACGGCGCCACCTGGTACGCCGCCTCCGACGTGGACATCGACCACGTCGTTCCGCTCGCCGAGGCCTGGCGATCGGGAGCCTCCTCCTGGACCACCTCCCGGCGGCAGGCGTTCGCCAACGACCTCTCCATCGCGCAGCTCATCGCCGTCACCGACAACGTCAACCAGTCCAAGGGCGACAAGGACCCGGCGGAGTGGATGCCGCCGCGCTCCTCCTACCACTGCGTCTACGCCCGGATGTGGGTGTGGGTGAAGTACGACTACGGCCTGTCCGTGGACTCCGCCGAGAAGTCCAGGCTGAGCAGCGTTCTGAGCGGCTGCTGAGCGGTCCGCCGCCGGACCCGTGCGGGCCCGCGCCCGGTCGCGGCTGGACCGGGCGCGGGCCCCGAGCGGCCGCGGCCCCGGAGGCGGACGGATCCCCTCCGAAGACGGCGCTCGGCGAGGGGCCCGTCCGGACACGACGGCCGGGCCCGGGCTCCGGTGGTTCCGTTATCCCCGTCCCGCCGGGTCGAACGGCACGGTGACGCAGGCCACCCGCCGTCCCGCCGCGCCGGCGTGCGCGGGATCGCGCCGCGTGCGGTGCTCGTACACCACCACCGAGCGCGCCTCGCCCGCCCGGAAGTGCCAGGAGTGACCGGAGACCGCCTCGCCCTCGCCCTTCTCGTCGGTGGTGAAGTCCAGCCAGACCTCGTTCTCGGGGTTGGTGTACCGGAAGTCGGGGGAGGTGACACGCGTCCTGGGGTCCCGGACGTTCTGGTAGCGGGAG carries:
- a CDS encoding TMEM165/GDT1 family protein is translated as MFSLTAAAVTFGVVFLAELPDKTALAGLVLGTRYRASHVFVGVAAAFALHVALAVAAGSVLTLLPQRLVQGVTGALFLAGALVLLLKKGDDDEEVRKPADQSFWKVASSGFMLILIAEFGDLTQIMTANLAARYENPLSVALGAVLALWAVAAIGILGGRALMRRVPLRLISRIAACVMLVLAALSFHEALTG
- a CDS encoding HNH endonuclease family protein, which codes for MRTSVSRRGLYARRSTTLGALLALCAGLFLVTGPAAQAAPPTPPSASVARSYLGALTVRAEGSSDGYSRDRFPHWSGQGGNCNTREVVLKRDGTGVVQDGGCAAVSGRWYSPYDGATWYAASDVDIDHVVPLAEAWRSGASSWTTSRRQAFANDLSIAQLIAVTDNVNQSKGDKDPAEWMPPRSSYHCVYARMWVWVKYDYGLSVDSAEKSRLSSVLSGC